The following coding sequences are from one Triticum aestivum cultivar Chinese Spring chromosome 5A, IWGSC CS RefSeq v2.1, whole genome shotgun sequence window:
- the LOC123107004 gene encoding serine/threonine-protein kinase BLUS1-like, translating into MADDAGPGGEAKYPLNPDCYRLLCKIGSGVSAVVYKAACLPLGSVPVAIKAIDLERSRANLEDVWREAKAMALLSHANVLRAHCSFTVGSHLWVVMPFMAAGSLHSILAHGFPDGLPEPCIAVVLKETLRALCYLHEQGRIHRDIKAGNVLVDSDGSVKLADFGVSASIYETPPPASSFSGPLTHAPQVVLSSSSYFSEMAGTPYWMAPEVIHSHVGYGIKADIWSFGITALELAHGRPPLSHLPPSKSMLMRITSRVRMEDAEISKNKKLSKAFKDMVSSCLCQEPAKRPSAEKLLRHPFFKGCRSKDYLVRNVLSVVPSIEERCKDVTGLCGCAAGGARCVSPCHGQASASIVKNRRMSGWNFGADCPRKEDADSFEDLDQTETVARLFLPLDDEDTVPERACDGAGEDGDKGTMEQQGDREENEGSFGVKGVVVPHLMTILGSLEVQKRMLAQELEGGCCYHHDGNCCRETTAREEMLLAYVRQLEQRVEVLTLEVEEEIARNAHLEELLRERAG; encoded by the coding sequence ATGGCAGACGACGCGGGGCCTGGCGGCGAGGCCAAGTACCCGCTCAACCCGGATTGCTACCGCCTGCTCTGCAAGATCGGGAGCGGCGTCAGCGCCGTCGTGTACAAGGCCGCGTGCCTGCCGCTCGGCTCCGTGCCGGTGGCCATCAAGGCCATCGACCTCGAGCGCTCCCGCGCCAACCTGGAGGACGTGTGGCGGGAGGCCAAGGCCATGGCGCTCCTGTCGCACGCCAACGTCCTGCGCGCGCACTGCTCCTTCACCGTGGGCAGCCACCTGTGGGTGGTCATGCCGTTCATGGCCGCCGGCTCTCTGCACTCCATCCTGGCCCACGGCTTCCCCGACGGCCTCCCGGAGCCGTGCATCGCGGTGGTGCTCAAGGAGACGCTCCGTGCGCTCTGCTACCTTCACGAGCAGGGCCGCATCCACCGCGACATCAAGGCCGGGAACGTCCTCGTCGACTCCGACGGCTCCGTCAAGCTCGCCGACTTCGGCGTGTCCGCGTCCATATACGAGACCCCGCCGCCGGCGTCGTCCTTCTCCGGGCCCCTGACCCACGCCCCCCAGGTTGTCCTCAGCTCTTCTTCCTACTTCAGCGAGATGGCAGGGACGCCGTACTGGATGGCGCCGGAGGTCATCCACTCGCACGTCGGCTACGGCATCAAGGCCGACATCTGGTCGTTCGGCATCACGGCCCTGGAGCTCGCGCACGGCCGGCCGCCCCTCTCCCACCTGCCGCCGTCCAAGTCGATGCTGATGAGGATCACGAGCCGCGTCCGGATGGAGGACGCGGAGATCTCCAAGAACAAGAAGCTATCCAAGGCGTTCAAGGACATGGTGTCCTCCTGCCTGTGCCAAGAGCCGGCCAAGCGGCCGTCGGCGGAGAAGCTTCTCCGGCACCCGTTCTTCAAAGGCTGCCGCTCCAAGGACTACCTCGTCCGCAACGTCCTCAGCGTCGTGCCGAGCATCGAGGAGCGCTGCAAGGACGTCACGGGCCTCTGCGGCTGCGCCGCCGGGGGCGCGCGCTGCGTGTCGCCGTGCCACGGCCAGGCGAGCGCGAGCATCGTCAAGAACCGCCGCATGAGCGGCTGGAACTTCGGCGCGGACTGCCCGAGGAAGGAAGACGCGGACAGCTTTGAGGATCTCGACCAGACTGAGACGGTAGCACGGCTGTTCCTTCCACTCGACGACGAGGACACGGTGCCCGAGCGGGCCTGCGACGGGGCCGGAGAAGATGGAGACAAGGGAACAATGGAGCAGCAAGGTGATCGAGAGGAAAACGAGGGATCGTTCGGCGTGAAAGGGGTGGTGGTGCCGCATCTGATGACTATCTTGGGAAGCCTCGAGGTGCAGAAGAGGATGCTGGCCCAAGAACTGGAAGGTGGCTGCTGCTATCACCACGACGGCAACTGCTGCCGCGAGACGACGGCCAGGGAGGAGATGCTACTCGCGTACGTGCGTCAGCTCGAGCAGAGGGTGGAGGTGCTGACCTTGGAGGTCGAGGAGGAAATCGCCAGGAATGCCCACCTGGAGGAGCTTCTTCGTGAGAGGGCTGGTTGA